A genomic segment from Truepera sp. encodes:
- a CDS encoding NTP transferase domain-containing protein codes for MEFVCLAAGTGTRMGRLGVYLQKCMYPVGLRPFLELSMAEAAVAGAERVHLVVGHLQEQVRAYFGARFGGLEINYVEQPRPLGTGHALGLVAPHLDPESGPVLVWQADVFAPHELFAALLHHRAPNALTLVEEEDSGPDVKVSAEGTLVTRVWQGAGPFSDGGVWKFERRLLTELAGRAEDSGEYRCLPNLQLLIEAGEAEVGFVCLGRRLHIGGTFPSAEANVADVVTQLLTLKRQG; via the coding sequence ATGGAATTCGTCTGCCTGGCAGCTGGGACCGGCACCCGCATGGGGCGCTTGGGCGTGTACCTGCAGAAGTGCATGTACCCGGTCGGGCTGCGGCCGTTCCTCGAGTTGAGCATGGCCGAGGCGGCCGTGGCGGGGGCGGAGCGGGTCCACCTGGTGGTCGGTCACCTCCAGGAGCAGGTGCGGGCGTACTTCGGCGCTCGCTTTGGCGGGCTTGAGATCAACTACGTCGAGCAACCGCGGCCCCTGGGCACGGGTCACGCCCTTGGCCTGGTGGCGCCGCACCTTGACCCGGAGTCCGGTCCGGTGCTCGTGTGGCAGGCCGACGTGTTCGCCCCGCACGAGCTGTTCGCGGCCCTGCTCCACCACCGGGCCCCCAACGCCTTGACCCTGGTAGAGGAAGAGGATAGCGGCCCCGACGTGAAGGTCTCGGCCGAGGGCACGCTGGTGACGAGGGTGTGGCAGGGCGCCGGTCCTTTCTCCGACGGCGGCGTGTGGAAGTTCGAGCGGCGGCTGCTCACGGAGCTGGCCGGGCGCGCCGAGGACTCCGGCGAGTACCGGTGCCTGCCCAACCTGCAACTACTGATAGAGGCCGGCGAGGCCGAGGTCGGCTTCGTGTGCCTCGGCCGGCGGCTACACATCGGGGGCACCTTCCCCTCGGCCGAGGCGAACGTGGCCGACGTCGTCACGCAGTTACTGACGCTCAAGCGGCAGGGCTGA
- a CDS encoding WYL domain-containing protein, which translates to MNRTVGKAQRLATLREELELRPRTVVELAAQHGFSRRTIERDLVTLAEHMGVELRKDDRHRYWVPQKATALNEVEALAVYSATRLLLHTGVGERHYRTALVKLAKQVPERARKSLLDGVEGLKSAPEDRVLDLVAQAWFQQRVLRCTYESAHSGTKQPRDLEIYFYELNRRNLEPYVLAFDRTVRNDVAIFKLARMTQVQLRDATYEIPEDFDPSGRLGSSFGIVMGEEIEITLHVGETVARRMTESFDRNLRLGEVAPDGRRIVYLTGTVDSNGQPLELLPWLLGWGSSVEVMAPLSVRERMAEELTSALGAYAD; encoded by the coding sequence GTGAACCGTACCGTGGGCAAGGCGCAGCGTCTCGCTACGTTGCGCGAGGAGCTCGAGTTGCGGCCCCGCACCGTGGTCGAGTTGGCGGCCCAGCACGGCTTTAGCCGCCGCACGATCGAGCGCGACCTGGTCACGCTCGCCGAGCACATGGGCGTCGAGCTCCGCAAAGACGACCGGCACCGCTACTGGGTGCCCCAGAAGGCCACCGCCCTCAACGAGGTGGAAGCCCTGGCCGTGTACAGCGCCACCCGGTTGCTGCTGCACACGGGCGTGGGTGAGCGGCATTACCGCACGGCGCTGGTGAAGCTGGCGAAACAAGTGCCCGAGAGGGCGCGTAAGTCGTTGCTGGACGGCGTCGAGGGCCTCAAGTCGGCGCCGGAGGACCGCGTGCTCGACCTGGTGGCGCAGGCCTGGTTCCAGCAGCGCGTGCTGCGCTGCACGTACGAGTCGGCGCACTCCGGCACGAAGCAGCCCCGAGACCTCGAGATCTACTTCTACGAACTGAACCGCCGCAACCTCGAGCCCTACGTGCTGGCGTTCGACCGCACCGTTCGCAACGACGTCGCCATCTTCAAGCTTGCGCGCATGACGCAGGTGCAGTTGCGAGACGCTACCTACGAGATCCCGGAAGACTTCGACCCGAGCGGCCGCCTGGGCTCCTCCTTCGGCATCGTCATGGGGGAGGAGATCGAGATCACCCTGCACGTCGGCGAGACGGTGGCGAGGCGCATGACGGAGAGCTTCGACCGCAACTTGCGGCTGGGGGAAGTGGCGCCCGACGGCCGGCGGATCGTATACCTCACCGGCACCGTAGACTCGAACGGCCAACCCCTCGAGTTGCTGCCCTGGCTGCTCGGCTGGGGGTCCTCCGTGGAGGTCATGGCGCCTCTCTCCGTGCGCGAGCGCATGGCAGAAGAACTGACCAGCGCGCTGGGAGCGTACGCCGACTGA
- a CDS encoding SDR family oxidoreductase → MRLAGKVALITGAGSGMGRAMAIRFAAEGAKVFGADWNEASLQGVTDEVRAAGGEMRGLKTNVAVRAEVEAMVAAAVAAYGQLDILVNNAGVMDINQGAAEMDEEVYRRVMGVNVDGPVFASGAGIRAMGEKGGVILNIASVAGVSGAAAGAAYTMSKHAIVGLTRNTAFLYGPKAIRCNAILAGAVVTNIMASVDAAKMDPYGSSRLQRYYGLIPAQLQPEDIANTALFLVSDEAKMISGALLAADGGWTAA, encoded by the coding sequence ATGAGACTAGCAGGCAAGGTGGCGCTTATCACGGGCGCAGGTTCGGGCATGGGTCGCGCCATGGCGATACGGTTCGCGGCCGAGGGCGCCAAGGTGTTCGGTGCCGACTGGAACGAGGCGAGCCTGCAAGGCGTTACCGACGAGGTCAGGGCGGCGGGCGGGGAGATGCGGGGCCTGAAGACGAACGTCGCGGTGCGCGCCGAAGTAGAGGCGATGGTCGCCGCGGCCGTCGCGGCGTACGGCCAGCTCGACATCTTGGTGAACAACGCGGGCGTCATGGACATCAATCAGGGGGCCGCCGAGATGGACGAGGAAGTCTACCGGCGCGTCATGGGCGTCAACGTCGACGGGCCAGTGTTCGCCAGTGGCGCAGGCATCAGGGCCATGGGCGAGAAGGGTGGCGTGATCCTCAACATCGCGAGCGTGGCGGGCGTCAGTGGCGCCGCGGCCGGCGCGGCGTACACGATGTCGAAGCACGCCATAGTGGGCCTCACCCGCAACACCGCCTTCCTGTACGGCCCCAAGGCGATCCGCTGCAACGCCATCCTCGCGGGGGCAGTGGTCACCAACATCATGGCTAGCGTGGACGCCGCCAAGATGGACCCGTACGGCAGCAGCCGCCTGCAGCGTTACTACGGGCTGATTCCCGCGCAGCTGCAACCCGAGGACATCGCGAACACCGCCCTGTTCCTGGTCTCCGACGAGGCGAAGATGATCAGCGGCGCGCTACTCGCGGCCGACGGGGGCTGGACCGCGGCCTGA
- a CDS encoding transglutaminase domain-containing protein, with product MTAFAQTPPDPDVLFANLEGALAEAPRANFQVDAALATLGTPGEVSVEAIFDFVRDDFGYVPYRGALKGAAGVLMDGAGNALDRTLLLKALLEANGVRAIVAHATLDADAAAAGVAALRTRPATPPAVAPQTDPIERLAALYGLEPADVTARLEHAVTAAAALERSIDERTDYQSEALLAALEASGKQDSFLTAESPSALEAVADHWWVEVEGDNGWLDLDPTLPDARIGTSLAPAQLRFDLTDLRLLAAVDGSCRDLSCGDRLHRVRVAVVAETWDGEELTETEVAATDLLAAEGAEHAAAFAALPTDYPDPDLYAEPDATTAYREALLAITEWRPTLFVNDVTFGKSTVNADGTIREDGGGGGAGALGGGIGGMFGGFGGSTAGAEDESAGAFTALWLDYTVTAAGAFETTYRREVFDLLGPAARAAGVTALELTEEQLLERAAALSGQTDIVVAGAGLPPEAVEAAALSRLLSDENAWLEAYAVDGPLPPRMIAERLAGIARSVTPLERFQQLRGAHMTATQTAPLVVAYHRSLAPDFSVAAAFDLVSGGVSTSDAADARRAQLVQGVRDTVLEALLQEQLADPAEPAQGPAAVSTAFASDLVAGRPWQVVASASELDAAAPNLVPDLRARVLADLAAGRLALVPAGGEDAVGWWSLDPATGAVVGMGDRGWGQAFSEYSEQADVILQLRTVLNQYASIGRCLGMTISLPLQGYAQEGKDALAECIFTTVCSGVNTGLSMLPNINTTWTTVIYMATIDALWGGVPELGYGGLCGGLFKKLKG from the coding sequence ATGACGGCGTTCGCCCAGACCCCGCCCGACCCCGACGTCCTGTTCGCGAACCTAGAGGGCGCCTTGGCCGAGGCGCCGAGGGCGAACTTCCAGGTGGACGCCGCTCTCGCGACGCTGGGGACGCCGGGCGAGGTGAGCGTCGAGGCGATCTTCGACTTCGTGCGTGACGACTTCGGCTACGTGCCCTACCGGGGTGCGCTGAAGGGTGCCGCGGGTGTGCTGATGGACGGAGCCGGCAACGCCCTCGACCGCACGTTGCTCCTCAAGGCCCTCCTCGAGGCTAACGGCGTCAGGGCCATAGTTGCCCACGCGACGCTCGACGCCGACGCGGCGGCTGCGGGAGTCGCGGCCCTCCGGACGCGCCCAGCCACGCCCCCGGCGGTGGCGCCACAGACCGACCCGATCGAGCGCCTTGCCGCGCTCTACGGGCTGGAGCCGGCGGACGTGACCGCGCGCCTGGAGCACGCCGTGACCGCCGCCGCCGCTCTCGAGCGCAGCATCGACGAACGCACCGATTACCAGAGCGAAGCGCTGCTCGCGGCCCTCGAGGCGTCTGGGAAGCAGGATTCCTTCCTCACCGCGGAGAGTCCGAGCGCTCTAGAGGCCGTTGCCGATCACTGGTGGGTGGAGGTCGAAGGCGACAACGGCTGGCTCGACCTCGACCCCACCCTGCCCGACGCACGGATCGGCACCAGCCTGGCGCCGGCCCAGCTGCGCTTCGACCTCACCGACCTGCGGCTCCTGGCGGCCGTGGACGGCTCCTGCCGTGACCTCTCGTGCGGCGACCGCCTGCACCGCGTGAGGGTCGCGGTGGTGGCCGAAACCTGGGACGGCGAGGAGTTGACGGAAACGGAGGTCGCGGCCACCGACCTCCTCGCCGCGGAGGGCGCCGAACACGCCGCGGCCTTCGCCGCGCTGCCCACCGACTACCCCGACCCCGATCTCTACGCCGAGCCAGATGCGACCACCGCGTACCGGGAGGCACTCCTCGCGATCACCGAGTGGCGCCCGACGCTGTTCGTTAACGACGTCACCTTCGGCAAGTCCACGGTGAACGCCGACGGCACCATCCGCGAGGACGGAGGTGGGGGCGGCGCCGGCGCGTTAGGCGGCGGCATCGGCGGGATGTTCGGAGGCTTCGGCGGATCCACCGCGGGGGCCGAAGACGAGTCCGCAGGCGCGTTCACCGCACTCTGGCTCGATTACACGGTCACGGCTGCGGGAGCCTTCGAGACCACCTACCGCCGCGAGGTCTTCGACCTGCTCGGCCCGGCCGCGAGGGCGGCCGGCGTCACCGCCCTCGAGCTGACCGAAGAACAGCTCCTGGAGCGCGCGGCGGCCCTCTCGGGACAGACGGACATCGTCGTCGCGGGCGCCGGCCTCCCGCCGGAGGCGGTCGAGGCCGCGGCGCTTAGCCGCCTGCTCAGCGACGAGAACGCCTGGTTGGAGGCCTACGCGGTCGACGGCCCGTTGCCACCGAGAATGATCGCCGAGCGTTTAGCGGGCATCGCGCGCTCGGTGACCCCGCTCGAGCGCTTCCAGCAGCTCCGCGGAGCCCACATGACCGCCACCCAGACGGCGCCCCTGGTCGTCGCCTACCACCGCAGCCTGGCGCCCGACTTCAGCGTGGCCGCGGCCTTCGACTTGGTGTCGGGCGGCGTTTCCACGAGCGACGCCGCGGATGCCCGCAGGGCTCAGCTCGTGCAGGGCGTGCGCGACACCGTCTTGGAGGCCCTGCTTCAAGAGCAGTTGGCCGATCCCGCCGAGCCCGCGCAGGGTCCGGCCGCGGTGTCCACCGCGTTCGCCTCGGACCTGGTGGCGGGCCGCCCCTGGCAGGTCGTGGCCTCGGCTTCCGAGCTCGACGCCGCGGCGCCGAACCTCGTGCCTGACCTGCGCGCTCGCGTGCTGGCCGACCTGGCGGCGGGCCGCCTGGCGTTGGTGCCGGCCGGAGGCGAGGATGCGGTGGGGTGGTGGAGCCTCGACCCGGCAACAGGCGCGGTCGTCGGCATGGGCGATCGAGGTTGGGGCCAGGCCTTCTCCGAATACTCGGAGCAGGCGGACGTCATACTTCAGTTGCGCACGGTTCTGAACCAGTACGCCTCCATCGGCAGGTGTCTGGGCATGACCATCAGCCTTCCCTTGCAGGGCTACGCTCAAGAGGGCAAGGATGCGCTGGCGGAGTGCATCTTCACCACGGTCTGCTCGGGCGTCAACACCGGCCTGAGCATGCTCCCCAACATCAACACGACCTGGACTACCGTCATCTACATGGCCACCATCGACGCCCTGTGGGGAGGCGTGCCGGAGCTCGGCTACGGGGGCCTCTGTGGCGGCCTGTTCAAGAAGTTGAAAGGCTGA
- a CDS encoding response regulator transcription factor, whose amino-acid sequence MKRHTIRLMLVDDHALVRSGVRSLLELHDSTSVKLDVVAEAGSAEEALQLAEAQTPDVVLLDLSLPGRSGIEALADLRLALPEARFVALSMHEDPEYVQRFLDGGGSGYVPKTSLETELVDAILAVDRGEYYVPARLLAQLSRALANPDPRRTAQLTERERDVVKGIATGFTYREIAAELSLSEKTVATYRERASEKLGVRSRAELVRWALERGLV is encoded by the coding sequence ATGAAGCGGCACACTATCAGGCTGATGCTCGTCGACGACCACGCCCTGGTGCGCTCGGGAGTGAGGTCGCTGCTCGAACTACACGACTCCACCAGCGTGAAGCTCGACGTCGTTGCGGAGGCAGGTTCCGCCGAGGAGGCGCTGCAACTCGCCGAGGCGCAGACGCCCGACGTGGTCCTGCTCGATCTGTCCTTGCCCGGCCGCAGCGGAATCGAAGCCTTGGCCGACCTCCGCCTGGCACTGCCCGAGGCCCGCTTCGTTGCCCTCTCCATGCACGAGGACCCCGAGTACGTTCAGCGGTTCCTCGACGGCGGCGGGTCCGGGTACGTACCCAAGACCTCCCTGGAGACCGAGCTGGTCGACGCCATCTTGGCCGTCGACCGGGGCGAGTACTACGTTCCCGCCAGGCTACTGGCCCAACTGTCCCGCGCCCTCGCGAACCCCGACCCGCGGCGGACCGCCCAGCTTACCGAGCGCGAACGAGACGTCGTGAAGGGGATCGCTACCGGGTTCACTTACCGCGAGATAGCCGCAGAGCTCAGCCTCAGCGAGAAGACCGTCGCGACGTATCGAGAGAGGGCCTCGGAGAAGCTGGGGGTGCGCTCGCGCGCCGAGCTCGTCAGGTGGGCGCTCGAACGCGGCCTCGTCTAG
- a CDS encoding histidine kinase has protein sequence MDPLTPAQHAELLRAAFEAQERERSVVAAELHEGVGQSLKAMLLGLQSLDDCAVAEQREHLRELASQALDAVRRIALELRPSTLDELGLPAALRAEARQAEQRGNVMITVLADVPERPRRPLGGAPEAEVALFRVAQEALANVVEHAQAENASLVLTAVRGWFHLVVEDDGVGILEGASGLAAPIGLAGARARVLALGGELSVESSRGGGTSIYARVPAL, from the coding sequence GTGGACCCGCTCACTCCCGCCCAGCATGCGGAGCTGCTGCGCGCCGCGTTCGAAGCGCAGGAGCGCGAACGTTCCGTGGTGGCGGCGGAGCTTCACGAGGGCGTGGGTCAGTCGCTGAAGGCCATGTTGCTCGGACTGCAGAGCCTCGATGACTGCGCCGTGGCGGAGCAGCGCGAACACTTGCGGGAGCTCGCGTCCCAGGCCCTGGACGCCGTGCGGCGCATCGCGCTGGAACTGAGGCCCTCGACCCTGGACGAGCTCGGCCTTCCGGCGGCGCTGAGGGCGGAAGCGCGCCAGGCGGAGCAGCGAGGTAACGTGATGATCACCGTGCTGGCCGACGTTCCGGAGCGGCCACGCCGGCCCTTGGGCGGGGCGCCCGAGGCGGAGGTCGCGCTGTTCCGGGTGGCCCAGGAGGCGCTGGCGAACGTCGTAGAGCACGCACAGGCAGAGAACGCCTCCCTGGTGCTCACCGCAGTTCGCGGCTGGTTCCACCTGGTCGTGGAGGACGACGGGGTCGGCATCCTGGAGGGCGCCAGTGGCCTCGCCGCCCCCATCGGCCTGGCGGGCGCCAGGGCCCGGGTGTTGGCGCTCGGTGGAGAGCTGAGCGTAGAGAGTTCCCGGGGGGGAGGAACGTCCATTTACGCGCGAGTGCCGGCCCTATAG
- a CDS encoding universal stress protein: MSAASKSERVRVLIPLDGSEFSRQVIPYVIDVLRPETHSLTLLRVAPVPEGHNPIPSRPLVVEGWSASDGWRSDEPPVYYSQVYEGAIANLEEEVLGEARRLDAAGFDVVPVVRFGDAAAEIVDVVKEEGFGMVVMATRGRSGLGRMLLGSVAGEVLRRVHVPVMMVRPVAEGAGERVAVPARVATPLDDVAG, encoded by the coding sequence ATGAGCGCCGCCAGCAAGAGCGAGCGCGTGCGGGTACTCATCCCGCTCGACGGCTCCGAGTTCTCCCGGCAGGTCATCCCTTACGTCATCGACGTGTTGCGTCCGGAGACGCACTCCCTGACCCTGCTCAGGGTCGCGCCCGTGCCGGAGGGCCACAACCCCATCCCATCCAGGCCGCTGGTCGTCGAAGGCTGGTCGGCCAGTGACGGCTGGCGTTCGGACGAGCCTCCCGTCTACTACAGCCAGGTCTACGAGGGCGCCATCGCGAACCTCGAGGAGGAGGTCCTGGGCGAGGCGCGCCGGCTCGACGCTGCCGGCTTCGACGTAGTACCCGTGGTGCGCTTCGGTGACGCTGCTGCCGAGATCGTTGACGTGGTCAAGGAAGAAGGTTTCGGGATGGTCGTCATGGCCACGCGTGGCCGCTCGGGGCTGGGCCGGATGCTTCTCGGCAGCGTGGCCGGCGAGGTGCTCAGGCGCGTTCACGTGCCCGTGATGATGGTGCGGCCCGTCGCCGAGGGCGCGGGGGAGCGGGTGGCCGTGCCGGCCCGCGTCGCCACGCCACTGGACGACGTCGCCGGCTGA
- a CDS encoding universal stress protein produces MYKKILMPTDGSACSDLALAQGLELAKQLGAQVTFLHVLENPLTAGYATPETLPYSAQLYQDLREAAITLLEGAKTRAENMGVVAETQLVEHNDPVKAIHEAETGHDLVVMGTHGRRGFNRWMFGSVAEGALRRSSKPFLLVRGEEDKEG; encoded by the coding sequence ATGTACAAGAAGATCCTGATGCCAACCGACGGGAGCGCCTGCTCCGACTTGGCGCTCGCGCAAGGGCTGGAGTTGGCCAAGCAGCTCGGCGCCCAGGTGACGTTCCTCCACGTCCTCGAGAACCCCCTCACTGCGGGGTACGCCACCCCCGAGACCCTGCCTTACTCGGCCCAGCTCTACCAGGACTTGCGGGAGGCGGCCATAACGCTGCTGGAGGGCGCCAAGACGCGAGCGGAGAACATGGGCGTGGTGGCGGAGACCCAGCTGGTGGAGCACAACGACCCGGTCAAGGCCATCCACGAGGCCGAGACGGGCCACGACCTGGTCGTCATGGGCACTCACGGACGCCGCGGGTTCAACCGCTGGATGTTCGGGTCCGTGGCCGAGGGCGCGTTGCGCCGCTCCAGCAAACCGTTCCTGCTGGTGCGTGGCGAAGAGGACAAAGAGGGCTGA
- a CDS encoding universal stress protein yields MRILHPTDFSQPAQLALALARDLRRRSNGSLHVVHVQQRFESDSTRLRSQLDSLNPELSRRADEDRNLEVERLRGMLSHVSSPDATSELLWGNPVEELLAMQERFDMVVMGAHGASRFDKVFLGGVAGRFVRRAHVPVITVRDEATVGQLQRVLVATDFGEPSAAAWELVRSWAPWGVEVVLTHVIDDERLKDDADHMHEVTTQMSDLSQGVASRLVVRSGNPVTVVPQIAQEVGADLIAIGLRHHSAAAGLLLGSRADALIRSSSVPILSVPVTVP; encoded by the coding sequence ATGCGAATCCTGCATCCGACCGACTTCTCGCAGCCGGCCCAGTTGGCTTTGGCCCTGGCGCGTGACCTTCGGCGCCGCTCGAACGGGAGCCTGCACGTAGTGCACGTTCAGCAGCGCTTCGAGTCGGACAGCACCAGGTTGCGCTCACAACTCGACAGCCTGAACCCGGAGCTGAGCCGCCGCGCCGACGAGGACCGCAACCTCGAGGTCGAACGGCTGCGTGGCATGCTCTCGCACGTCTCCAGCCCGGACGCTACCAGCGAGCTCTTGTGGGGCAACCCCGTCGAGGAGTTGCTGGCGATGCAAGAACGTTTCGACATGGTGGTGATGGGCGCGCATGGCGCCAGCCGCTTCGACAAAGTGTTCCTCGGCGGCGTTGCCGGGCGCTTCGTTCGCCGCGCCCACGTGCCCGTGATCACGGTCAGGGACGAGGCCACCGTCGGCCAGCTTCAGCGCGTGTTGGTGGCCACCGATTTCGGCGAGCCCTCCGCGGCTGCCTGGGAGCTCGTACGTTCTTGGGCTCCTTGGGGCGTCGAGGTGGTGCTGACTCACGTGATAGACGACGAGAGGCTGAAGGACGACGCCGACCACATGCACGAGGTCACCACGCAGATGAGCGACCTGTCGCAGGGCGTAGCCTCGCGCCTGGTGGTTCGCTCGGGCAATCCCGTCACGGTAGTGCCGCAGATAGCTCAAGAAGTGGGGGCGGACCTGATCGCCATCGGCCTGCGGCACCATAGCGCTGCCGCGGGACTCCTCCTCGGCAGCCGGGCAGATGCGTTGATTCGCTCGAGTTCGGTGCCTATCCTCAGCGTGCCCGTCACCGTGCCCTGA